The DNA window GAAGACTCTTCATGGATTTTGCGTTAATTGAAGCTAGTTTCCGAGAAAGGCTTCTGGGTTTCTGGTTTTTCATCTAATAGCACATAATACTTTTGTTCATTTATTGAAGAGCCACTACCTAAAATAGTATTTGGATTTGGATTGATTTATCCctcttttattttctgattCCAATATATAATTCTTTGCCCTACATTTTCTCCCTATTTCTTCAGAAATAAAAGTCTTCTTTTCATATATTTGTTTGCCATTTTCTTTTACTACATTTTCTCCCCATTCCCTATTTGTTTGCTATTTTCCTAAGCGAAATTCATgtgatataaagaaaaaatattcatgtgACCATTCGTAGATTTGGATTGATttatccttcttttcttttcttttttgggcttCAACTATTAACATTATCGTGGGAATGGGGAGAGGTGACAAtgctaaacattttttttccttatcgaAGGCAACGTTCATAGATTTGAATGGTCACATAGAATATCAGCATTTGAATTTAGCATCTTAGAAACGGCtagtaaaaaataacttatcatTATATGTAGTTGTgcattttcaagtttatctgtCTCAAATTCCTTCCATCTTTTCCAATGATAACTGAGTGCTGGTCTAATGACTTTCTTTTCATGGTTCAACTGTTGCAGGCGTGATAGTTTTATCACACATAGAGCTTTTTGTGACGCACTAGCTCAGGAAACTGCAAGGCATCCTACCAGCTTAAATACTATAGGAAGTCATCTGTATGGAAATAACCACATGAGCTTAGGCTTATCTCAAATGGGTTCCCAAATTTCCCATAATTTACAAGATCACCACCCATCTGGTAATAACATGTTACGGCTGGGCAGTGCTGGGGCAGCCAATTTCGAGCATCTAATCCCTCCACCTAACCCTCCTTCAATGCCCATGATGCCTCCATCTGGTTTCTTCATGGGAGATGCAAACCAAGGGCCATTTCCGAGCAAATCTTTACATGGGCTAATGCAACTTCCTGATCTTCATAGCAACACTAACAACCCCTCCTCGGCCTCCAATCTGTTTAACTTCGGCTTCTTTTCAAATAATAGTAACACAGGCCGTACAAGTAACAATGACAATGCCAACACTGGAagcacaaccacaaacttagtGAGTCCCGGATTGTTAAATGCTAACCAGTTCAACAACGTCAATGGTGCTGGCCAAAGGACATCAGTTTTCCCCACCAACATGAGTGGTGATCATGTTGGATCGGCTATGTCTTCCCTTTTCAATACTTCAATGCAACAAGAGAACATCACACCGCATGTGTCCGCCACTGCATTGCTTCAAAAAGCGGCTCAGATGGGTTCAACTACTAGCAGCAACAGTCCAAGTGGTTTACTGAGAAGCTTGGGGGGTTCTTCAACAACTGGTGCTAAATCTATTAGGCCACTTGTTTCCACCAACTTTGGCAGCAGTTTCAGCAATGCAAATGTAGGTGAAAGCTTAGAAACACACATGGAAAGTGAAAGCCAACTTCAAGGATTGATGAATTCTCTTGCCAATGGAAGCTCGTCAATTTTTGGAAATGAACAGGACAACAGCTACACCGGGTTTGATAGCTCAAGTTTTAGCAAAGCAGACGAAGGAAATATGCATCAAGGTCTTGCTGGGTCAGATAAACTGACCTTGGATTTTTTGGGTGTCGGGGGCAGAGTAAGAAACATTGGTGGAGGGTTTCCACAAAGACAGCAACAAAATGGCATCAATAATATATAAGCTCCGTTGACCCTGATATATATAAAGTCAGCACAAGCTTGTCAACCTTTTGCAAGGGCATAATTACAGTGGACAGCatttaataaggaaaaaaaaaggagaggcgGTTTAGGTTTGCATGTAATATTTTCTTAAGACTTTATTTTGCATCAGGTACGCATGTAGCAGGTTGAATATTCTGTAGATCTTTTGGCTCCATTAGGGTTTCCAGCAGCAAATGTTCACAAGGCTTCGTTAAGCTAGATTACTGTGTTCTAATGACCAATGACTATGTTTTTTTCTCCATGTGTACAGTATAtaattgtgtgtgtgtgcatACCCCTTCCCCCTTGCTTTGGTGGTACAATATGCTGAGCTTATTCAGCACATATATGGAGTAGGTGATCCCTCTCTCACAAACACGAAACAAATTTTTGTATTGAGTTTATTTTGAATGTAGAAGGTGAAAAGGGTAGAGAATTGCTCTCAATATATAACcgacaaaatgaaaagaaaactcaTTTTATGGAGCGATAATTTTAAAGcaaattgcaaagaaaaaaatccattgTGATTCGTATCCTTTCTGCACATCTGATGAGGAAGGTTGTTACGTTGAGTGGAATGTCAGGAACAAGGACACGTAATagtattttaatgaaaaagcgACACCCAGCTGATGACATCGAAGAGACAAGACAAGTACCAATTCGATTTGTTATTTGTCCAGTTGATTCATgttaattatttaatgtaatATGAAAAGCGAAAGGATTAAAGAAGGAGAAGATGATGCGAGTcgatttcttaatttattatttctaaaagAATTTGTTTGCTCACCTAATACCTAACCCTACCTGAACGTATACAGCAATACCAAAACCTAGAAGAAAATTGCTAAATTTCAGGCTCCTTGTTGACATTCTGTGGACATTTTCTACACATGACTTTTTGTTCCGATGGCTTTCTACGTTGACTGCTTTTATCTTAAGATAACATGCAGTCGCGTAACAAAGCCCACGTTAGagttcttcatttttatttttttttatcccccTCTTGTTGGTATTGGTGTATAGAAAAGAACCAAagaatttaatagttttaatcgGATTCTTTGAAAGATTGTGTCTTGGCTTGTTGCCTTATGAGTACTGATAGTAATCCTGGCCATATATTCTGCAGAAACGGCAGGAAAAGGCACCATAAATGTTCGCTATCGCAATTATAGGGCAAATTTGTCGTGATTTCTGTCTGTTCTATCTCCTTCTGGAATCATTAATCCGTGACTGTGAAAGCCCTGTCTAACATGCTTTCAAATTTTGGACTTCTCCCCCAAAGCATTGTTTTGAAACTTTCTTCTCCAGGCTCGACTCTGTTGATTGTTCAACTGATGATGCAGTTGGTTACCTCGGTGGAAAAGCCTATGAGATACGTAGGCATCGAGCTTTTGGGTTGGTTGAGCTGACCACTTGCTGCTCGAGATATAAAGCAGCTCCTTCCTTCTTTGCTTTACAGTTTTCTTCTGACCGAATTGATCAATCTGAAtcttcaaatatttgttttgttgttctttataaataaatacatgtacataatttaattttaagtcaaGTGGGTGATTGCCtcttcaaaaacaaatagaatatGGTCATCGACAAATCCAAACAACCTGTACAAGacaaataataatgaatatctTTCTCTGTTGAAGCAAGCAACTATTATTCTATAATCGTAGCGAGTAGCTCTTCAAAAGCACAAAGCAATGATACCAGGCCCCCCTCCATTAGTTTATGTTGACGGTAAATGGTTATGTTTCTTGAATTGTCTTCTTCTATTTGGCTTATTGGATAATTGAGTATAACATTGAATTTTGTGTTCGATATTTTTTCAAGGGAGGGGATATGTTAATACTAGTTGAGCTACAATACTTGTTGAATTAGTagttaatttaatgtttttattataagatttaacaattttactaataaaaatttgatatatacaaaataaaatgtagaTATTTGTaatgtttagaaaataaaataaaattattattaaaatctaGTATGATagcttatatttgttttattaagatgattatttaacatgatattaaaatcttaaaaattaaaatattttgaatcttatcatttttattctctctaattaagtttaagattaatcataaaagtaaattcaatcccaaataatttttattgaaaaaaatattataaaattattattagaacCCTACTTCACTGTTTAATCTTTTGAATTGTATAAGATTATTCTTTGACTATATATATAACCCAACATGGATATGTAAgctttaaatttatatctaaGTTAATTGGgctatatttcttttatatctaCAAGTAGCGAATATTTGCATATCACTTCAGAACACCACACACAAGTCTCTTATGACTTACTGAAACCCTAActtttttctatttcctttatctttgacaaAGCCCCcctccctaaaaaataattattgttgtcGTCGATGATATTACCTATGGCAGCCACTTCTTTtactttcttctcctttctccTCCCtcatttttctctcctcttctctctctcttttttttctatttaattttaataaaaatatgatttgtgtgatttttagattgaattatTTGTGTATTTATAGATAGATATAAATCAGTGTCTAGATCTacattttatagatttttttatttgtgtccCCCTCTTATTAGAAGCTTAGTTTTCTCTTATTAAGGAATTGGTtccttgttttagttttttttccttttaaataagaatttaattGGTGATATTTTCTAATTGGTTGGAAGACTTTGATACTAATTGACAAATATTATTTCTAGTGCagcataaacatgtttttttaaggtAGTGTTTTGTTACTatcttggaataaaaaaaatagagacaatagagacaaaaataaaaaataaagataaaattatgtttggtggtgatatacaagaaaaaataattttttttatatcaagttttaattatggtgaataagaaataataaaatataaaaaagtctattttacccttaatatgTATTGTTGTCAAACttacatattgaaaaaaaataatattatattattttttttactttaatttatattgaatgtTGAAAAGAATGGTATTATAATAACCTTAGTTATAAAATTAGGACTGGCCTAGTGGATTGGTCTGGGGTCTGCACTGGTccgagtttaagaaaaaatataggaaatattgGCTTGACctgacatgataaaaaaaaacttaggtcaACTCGATATAAAACACATGTTAAAAACTCGttgatttttttgacaaaaaatcttTGTCAAAACAAGattactttgattatttttaaatatatataaaaaaattgagtcaataAGGTTTACCCTCCTGACTTGTAACCTGAACCTTGCCTTGTATCAACTCCCGagttaggttttaaaaatatgataataaccaCTTTTATCTATACATTTACCCGGATTAACCTGTGTTGACCCTCCTGATTCATAACATAGGTCTTGTCCTAATCGACCCTTAAGTCTAGTTTTGAAActataataatcatattttttataattacattGACTCAGGTTAAACTGGGTTGACCCTTCTGATATGTGACCCGGGCCTTGCCTCAAATTGACTctagaattgagttttaaaccTATGATAATaaccaattttaattttatgttaaccCTCCTGACATACAATTGAGGTTTTGTCCTAAGTCGACCCCcgagttaaattttaaaactataaaaataatcattttgttCTTATATTCACTCGGGTCAATAATAAACCTCACTCATGACTTGAGCCTTTATCCTGGGTAGACCTCTGAaacgagttttaaaactatgataataactatttttattcttacatcgACCCGGGTCAATATGATTGTGACCCAGACCTCGACTAGTGACTTGGAGTTTGCTCCATGTTGGGTTTGAAATCTATGATTgtaatcatttttatccttacatgttttaattagacaattttgaaattgaaagttttttacaatgatattttagaaataaaaaaaatataaatattgtctTTGGTTACATATCACCTCATATTTTGAAGGCACAATTATTCACtccaaaaaattccaaaaacatttatttttatgtctcaTTCTTTGTCTCTTTAACCAAATTATCtatattgtctttttttctttttgttcaaaGATAGGAACAAAACACTACCATATTAATTGAAGATTACTTCAAGTCATTTGTGATCATGTGGTGTTACAAGTTTATGCAAATTTAATACAAGTTtgagaatttttaatttgttttgtaacCATTAGTATCCGGGTTAGCTTACACGTGCCTCGACTAATCTTCGAGATCCTGAAGTTAATAACCAGATAAGTCTCCAGCGGTCCTGAGATTTGTGGCACTCGAATTAATGATCTTTAGAAAGCAAACTCAAGGTCTGACCACTTAAACTACACCTCTCAGgagtaaaaaattttaaaaatttagttggTTAAGTTACTGCATAGAATGctagtttttattgttattattttcactATCTTTTTCAATAGCTTGATTcaattttcatgtttgttatcttttttttataaatgaaaataatgatatattttcatttattttggtattaatgaaacattatttttcattctaacaaaaaaaatctcctaGGACTCAAGACTGGTTACATCAAGTCGTATTTGCGTTATGGGTCATAAAAAGGATTGGTACAAAATTTAAATAGGACATTAATGGATTAACCccaaaaaatactcttaaacgGGTTGGGTGGAGTTAGATAAGGATTGCCCatttaacttatttaaaaacatatccgAAGAAGCAATACATGTACAAGAGAAAAGTAAGATTTTCATCAATATTCATTTTAGTCCCCTAGTTTTTGGAGGAAGTTATTCTagtttctatattttatttttcctgtaaATATGtctttaattgagttttttaatttgtccttATGCTTTTATGATAAAACCTTTTAatccttgaattaaaaaaaataaatacatattgCAATAATTCCCTACACGTGGATTTAAATGGATTGATGGATAGAAAATTATGAGTCAAGTGGGTTTAAGAGGATAAATATGaatatccattttaaaaatgaacaGCTCATGAAAGGATAATGGGTAAACATTATTCATATTTTGGTCCAACACGTGGCCATCTATATCCATCcatttatggatttaatttttatgagatatatttttagtgtacTAGTGTTCCTTCTTCCACATAGAATAGGATCTGTCATGGTAAATCTTAGTTTTAACAGTGATTAAGGGAGCTCTAACTAGATTGAAAGTATttaacagattttttttatatagctaAAGTATTGCATTAAAACGCCAAAAGATGGCGGAAAGGAGAAGATACAAATCTGCATAACACTCAGGTTTAGCAGATGAAACAAACGAAGAGGAAAAGGACCAAGAAAACcaccaaacaaagaaacaacCATAGGATGCAGCTTTGCCTCCATGCAAACAGATCTGTCAAGCTAAATTACCAAgctaaaaatcaaaagagatcTTCAGACCAAGCTACTAgcagttttttattatatatataatagtaatcataataataaGAATCATATGCTGTGCTTTCACATGTAGTAATGAAAATGACTAAAGAAGAGATTAAAAAGACTGTTTCAACAAAATATCAACAGCTACTTTAGCATCCGCATTTCGTAGTCGCTTGTTCTACgagatatatattaaaagcaGTAGAATACAAAACCAAATTATGTaaattgtttctttctttctatatatGTTCAAAAATATAGAGTTTACTCTCTCGCCTgtgataaagaaattaaaggttATACGTAGCAGGGACTTTTTCTTGCACTGGCACAATCTGAAAGTAAGTGATTCATTGGGAAATCTTTACCAGCCATTTCTATTACTCTTAATATATAAACATTTCTGTAATaatctggattttttttattaaggaacAAATTCaacttttcatataatttgatGTGTGTGTTGGGGggggtaaaaaaagaagaagaagccagaAGCAAAAGAGATCAAACcggaagaaggagaagaagccagaaacaaaagagaaaaaaacagaaaggagaagaagaagagaggaagaaggAAATGACGAGAAAGGGGAAAGATGGATGATACGATTTCAACAAGTTAAGGTCAGATACCACATACAGCTTTTTTATATGGAAAGTGGTCGAATATCATGAGGTGAAAACTCGATATATGACTGTGGGTGATCAATATGAATATGTTTTATAagtatttataaaatgtttGTGTGCAGATGGAGTGCGTAGTTGATataagtgtattttttaaaaagtaattttaaaatatttgtgattGCATATGGTGTGAACAAttataatgaaatatattatatgattaTGATGAAATGTGATGCATGCTCGCGGGCGAGGCGTGCATGTGATATATTTGATGTGAAATGTTTGATGTGACATGAACTGATATAACTTGGTTATATCATGTTATGAGAATTTCTAAGTAAATCATCatggatttattttgattataattcaGTCATGAAAACTCATCCTTTTTCATAAGGATTTTTATCTTAGCCATATGGATTCTAAATAAAGAAGGAATTCGGttgatgtttaattaattatggatAATGGGACAATTATTCAGAttaaagttttatattattacttATATTTGTGTTTGGATTAAAGTATTTGATggtataaaaattatacatggAGATTTCCTGATATTTGATGTTTTGGGGAGTGacgatttctttttaattttttttcttcatcacaAAAACTAATgggttttctctttttataaatctaatatttcaAAGTGAGGATCTCAAATGTTAACCGCtcaattattttcttagaaaCATAAATCTGAATTTGTAGTCTATATCACAAACACACATCAGTCAACTCAACAACTAATACGcgtgatttttttcaatttgtactCTTCTTAATTTCTGGCCGCTTCTGATGAATTCTGGACTTGCTCTAGGACTGATGACACGAAGTTGTACAAACCTATCTACGTGGTGGCAATGGATCCAAAGAAATCCAATAAAACggtgttttgctttttttgaaATCGAGACAGGAAATCTAGCAAGGATGCAAGAATGGTGACATTTCAGTCCACAAAAAATGCCTCATGGAGTGATTTCATTTCAAAGGTGAGGGTCCCCACACACGTTGTCCTGCAAACTTCTCTCTTGCAAAATTAAGCTCCAACTTTCTAGCATATTATATACATGGCATATTATCATATGACCCACTATAtataatcttcttcttttttcaagtaAAGCAAATATACGAAAGTTCCTGAATTGTTGTATAGTAATATTACTGTTAACTACCAGAAAATAAAGTAACACTGGTCCGAAAGCAAACATGAAAAGACTGCGGCTATAGAAGTCACTATCCAAGACATGAAATCCTTAAAACTCTTAGGTACAGTTGAGGTGTTCGAAGAGAAGATTAAGAAACAGCTTGAAGAAAATTGAGCTGCCTCTCTTATTGAAACCCCATGATGTGAAGATCTCCGGGGTAACTGCATGATCATGTCTCCAAAAGGCCTTTCTTCCACGAAACGACTCGCATTCCTGACCTGGAAAACGATCCCGAACTTTGTTAATCAcatgttctctttctttcttttttcggcctgataaaaaaaatgccatCGGAATTAACCTCCCAATTTGGACATCAAACGAAGCACTACTtacagaaaaaggaaaaaagattctGGGTTAAGCTTTTAATTGGCATATATATCATGACACGGAGAGAAAAAGTTtagaattaatgaaataatatcgataatcattttcttcttcaattaaaaGTGATTGTACTCGGGAGGGGGAGTGAGTTTACCATGCAGCGGTAGAAAGTGTCTCGGTCATGGCTGTTATCGCATGTGGTGGGGCTTCTTAATTTCCTATCAGAAAAACTAAGTGGTGGGGCTCTAATATGTACGTTCTCCTCCTGCTAAATGCAACCACGAAATAATTTCTTCCCTGAGCTTGTATGTGTTTGTTTCGATATTTGAAAATAAGATTGAGTTATTCTACTAGCTagtgatttgaaaaataattgttcatggtgtttgaattgttttttaagtatattttttatatcacgGTAAATTCAGAGAGGGAAAGAAATCGTAGATATACTGCAAGGCATGCTCTTCAAGTATTAAAGGAaatagaaaggaagaaaaatataataatagggGATGAGCTAGGGAGAGTTAGCCTAACATTTAACCCCAATTTCACTTCATCCCTTCCGCTAAATCATTGGATTATCGATTACTGCCATTAGTTTCTGTCAAGGTGCCAAAATTCAAATGGGAAAGGAGGAGCCAAAGTGGGAGAAAGTCTGGCCTACTTCTAAGACTTTTTCCCCTAGTATACTTTTCGTGGGAAATCATGCACACTTAGCAAagttactactactactactaatgaTAATGATAGTAGAAGTTGGATTTATCCTATTCTCACACAATTAGGCATATTATAATAATAGAAGACTATCCACGAGAGATAAGAAAATGCATTCCTAAATgctaaaattgattttcaaccAGTAAAAATCAGCTATAATATActtaaaaatctataaataggagcctaataaaattaattagacaTCTGGAAGTGGACACATGACCAAACAGAAAAGACATTTCGTTTGAGCACCCTAAGCCCGGCAGCTAGCACTCGTGACTCGGGCAGATATATGtgtaggaaaaaagaaattcaggtaaaaagaaataagaacaaaaggacaagaa is part of the Populus alba chromosome 10, ASM523922v2, whole genome shotgun sequence genome and encodes:
- the LOC118046502 gene encoding protein indeterminate-domain 4, chloroplastic; translated protein: MAAASSSAPFFGRAREEHQNQIIQQHSSTATSSTVPNTGPQKKRRNQPGTPNPDAEVIALSPKTLMATNRFICEVCNKGFQREQNLQLHRRGHNLPWKLKQKTTKEVRRKVYLCPEPTCVHHDPSRALGDLTGIKKHYFRKHGEKKWKCEKCSKRYAVQSDWKAHSKTCGTREYRCDCGTLFSRRDSFITHRAFCDALAQETARHPTSLNTIGSHLYGNNHMSLGLSQMGSQISHNLQDHHPSGNNMLRLGSAGAANFEHLIPPPNPPSMPMMPPSGFFMGDANQGPFPSKSLHGLMQLPDLHSNTNNPSSASNLFNFGFFSNNSNTGRTSNNDNANTGSTTTNLVSPGLLNANQFNNVNGAGQRTSVFPTNMSGDHVGSAMSSLFNTSMQQENITPHVSATALLQKAAQMGSTTSSNSPSGLLRSLGGSSTTGAKSIRPLVSTNFGSSFSNANVGESLETHMESESQLQGLMNSLANGSSSIFGNEQDNSYTGFDSSSFSKADEGNMHQGLAGSDKLTLDFLGVGGRVRNIGGGFPQRQQQNGINNI